Proteins found in one Panthera tigris isolate Pti1 chromosome B3, P.tigris_Pti1_mat1.1, whole genome shotgun sequence genomic segment:
- the LOC102954770 gene encoding olfactory receptor 4K15-like yields the protein MDQGNKSGVTEFILHSLSGSRELQLFYFAFFTLFYLSIVLGNLLIVLTVISEPALHTPMYFLLSNLSFIDVCLSTFATPKMIIDFLMEHKTISFEGCMTQIFFLHVFAGGEMMLLVAMAYDRYVAICRPLYYATIMSARKCTILVVGSWLTGVLHSISQLAFTVNLPFCGPNKVDSFFCDLPLVIKLACTNTFTFEVLMLSDSGLMAMTSFVLLLISYTVILASVRRHSSARMAKARATLTAHITVVTLFFGPCIFIYAWPFSSLPVDKVLSIFYTVFTPLLNPMIYTLRNKEVISAMQKLRTRHVHF from the coding sequence ATGGACCAAGGAAATAAATCGGGAGTGACTGAATTTATATTGCATAGTCTTTCAGGTTCTCGAGAGCTACAACttttctattttgcattttttacacTTTTCTATTTATCCATTGTGCTGGGGAACCTCCTCATCGTGCTCACAGTCATCTCTGAACCTGCACTACACACACCCATGTACTTTCTGCTCAGTAACCTCTCCTTCATTGATGTGTGTCTATCCACATTTGCCACCCCCAAAATGATTATTGACTTCCTTATGGAGCACAAGACCATCTCTTTTGAGGGATGCATgacccaaatattttttctgcatgtttttgCTGGTGGTGAAATGATGCTCCTTGTTGCCATGGCCTATGATAGATATGTAGCCATATGTCGACCCCTGTACTATGCGACCATCATGAGTGCACGCAAGTGCACAATCCTTGTGGTGGGCTCCTGGCTTACTGGGGTTCTGCACTCAATAAGTCAGTTGGCCTTCACAGTAAACCTTCCATTCTGTGGCCCCAATAAAGTGGACAGTTTTTTCTGTGACCTTCCCCTGGTTATCAAACTTGCCTGCACCAATACCTTTACTTTTGAGGTACTGATGCTTTCAGACAGTGGTCTAATGGCCATGACCTCCTTTGTGCTCTTGCTGATCTCCTACACAGTCATCCTGGCTAGTGTGAGACGGCACTCCTCAGCACGCATGGCCAAGGCGAGGGCCACCCTGACTGCCCACATCACTGTGGTGACCCTCTTCTTTGGTCCCTGCATCTTCATTTATGCCTGGCCTTTTAGCAGTCTCCCAGTGGATAAGGTTCTCTCCatattttatactgttttcacCCCTCTTTTAAACCCCATGATTTACACCTTAAGAAATAAGGAGGTAATATCAGCAATGCAAAAACTAAGGACTCGACATGTGCATTTCTGA